One Thamnophis elegans isolate rThaEle1 chromosome 2, rThaEle1.pri, whole genome shotgun sequence genomic window, tttgaaaaacggtcataagtggcCTTTCCAgagccattgtaatttcaaaatatcacttaaatgaactgtcataagttgaggagtacctgtactcaTAGTACTAGACATatcatttttactttattttattgtttaattgGTATTTTTCTGTCTTATTGTCTTGATATGGACAGTATCTCTGCAACTGGTATGAAAGCAACTAAAGAAACCCAATTGAGTAATCTTGTCGGGATAAGTGGGTTCTGCTCCCCTGAAACCAAATCAAGGCTAGgctactttagcaatagcagttagacgtatataccgcctcatagggctttcagccctctctaagcggtttacagagtcagcatattgcccccaacaacaatctgggtcctcatttcacccacctcggaaggatggaaggctgagtcaaccctgagccggtgagatttgaaccgccgaactgcagatagcagtcagctgaagtgacctgcagtactgcaccctaaccactgcgccacctcggctctagatagatagatagatgatagatagatagatagatagatagatagatagatagatagatagatagatagataagagatatggatggatggatggatggatggacggacagacagagatagatagatagatagatagatagatagatagatagatagatagatagatagatgatagatagatagatagatagatagatagatagatagatagatagatagatagataagagatatggatggatggatggacggacagacagagatagatagatagatagatagatagatagatagatagatgatagatagatagatagatagatagatagatagatagatagatagatagatagcaatagcaatagcaatagcaatagcaatagcaatagcaatagcaataggagttagacttatataccgcttcatagggctttcaaccctctctaagcggtttacagagtcagcctatcgcccccacagtctgggtcctcatttcacccacctcggaaggatggaaggctgagtcaaccttgagccggtgagatttgaaccgctgaactgcagatagcagtcagctgaagtggcctgcagtactgcaccctaaccactgcgccacctcggctctagatagatagatagatagatagatagatagatagatagatagatagatagatagatagatagatagatagatagatagatagatagatagcaatagcagttagacttatatactgcttcatagggctttcaaccctctctaagcggtttacagagtcagcctatcgcccccacagtctgggtcctcatttcacccacctcggaaggatggaaggctgagtcaaccttgagccggtgagatttgaaccgctgaactgcagatagcagtcagctgaagtggcctgcagtactgcaccctaaccactgcgccacctcggctctagatagatagatagatgatagataagatagatagatagatagatgatagatagatagatgatagatagatagatagatgatatggaaggatggacagacagacagagatatagagatagatagatagatagatagatagatagatagatagatagatagatagatagatagatagatagatagatagcaataggggttagacttatctaccgcttcatagggctttcagccctctctaagcggtttacagagtcagcatattgcccccaacaacaatctgggtcctcatttcacccacctcggaaggatggaaggttgagttaaccctgagccttggatggatagataatagataagatagatagatagatagatagatagatagatagatagatagatagatagatagatagatagcaatagcaatagcaatagcaatagcagttagcaatagcagttagacttatataccgcttcatagggctttcagccctctctaagcggtttacagagtcagcatatcgcctccacagtctgggtcctcattttacccacctcggaaggatggaaggctgagtcaaccctgagccggtgagatttgaacagccgaactgcagataacagtcagctgaagtggcctgcagtactgcacccgaaccactgcgccaccccggctctttCCTTGTTCCTTACCTCTTGTTTCTTCACTTCCATCCCCATCTTCTTCTGTGTTGACAATGCTGATCTTCTTCACAGAGTGAAAAGTTGTTGCTGTGTTTGCTGCTCCAATGTGAATTGGGAAAGTGGTTTCCATCACCTCACTTCTCTGGTACGTGGCACAAAGTGGCACCTGGGACTGAACCTTTGGGACTTTCTCAGAGACTGAATCTTTGCCTGCGGACGGCCTGAGGCTGGCATAGGGCTCCTTGCTCTCCAGGGCCTGGGCCCTCTGAGGTCCGGTAGCTACGCTGGCTGCAATCTCCGGCTCCCTTTCCACTTGGACCACTTTGACGGCATCAACCCGAATGGGGGCCTCCCACTGCTGTGCACCTTCCCCCTTTGCTTCCATCGGACCCCCATCTCTTGTCGaggtttctttgtctttcttctccCTGTCCAGGTGCTCCAGTTTCTGATGGGCAGCTTGGAGATCTTGAAGTGCTCTCTTCAATTGTGTTTCTAACACAGCAATTTTGGTGGATAAGGTCTGAATCGCTTGGCATTGCTGCTCCACTTCTGGGGAAGAAGGCAATCCCAACTCCTCCTCCTTGACTGCTACCCCTACGTCACATCTTCCCATGTTCACATTCGCTTCTCCATCTTCGACTGTCCTTCCCACACCCACTGACCTCACTTCTTTCTTATCCAATTTGCCCTTCGTGTCAGCCCTGTTCCTGCTGTCCTCCGTGTCTCCACCTACACCCTCCTCAGGGATGTCTATGTAGAGCTCCCCTCGTGGTTTCCCCTTGCCAAACCCTCCCGGGTGCCCCAAGAACTTCTGGCTCTTGAGCTGAACGCTTAGCTGCCTTTTCTCTTCCTGGAGCACCGAGATCTTCACCTGAAGGACTGGGATCATCTTGACCTGTTCTTCCAATTGGCGCAACTTCTTCAAAGCCACAGCCATCTGCTCCCGAACATACTGAAGATGTCCTGGGGTTGGTGAGACGGGAGTGGATAACCCAGAACCGATGGGTGTCAATTGTCCAGGAGCACCTTggtgtgagctattgtaagacGTTGGCTGGGAAATACCCTGGCTTCCAACTAAGGAATTTGTTGATCCGGATACGCTGCTGTGGAGGCTTCCTAGACTACTTGCTGTGGGGGTTTCCCCATCTAGGTCTGCCTGATCTTCTAACTTCTTTCTAGCATCCAGCAACGTTTTCTCCACGCGGGCATTGAAATTGCTGTGAATGGCATTCGGGTACTGTGGGTAGAAGCTACGGCCGCAATAAGAATAGGAGGAATGGCGGCTGTCCATACTCGCGTTGGAACACAGAGACTCCGTGGATGTCCACCATGAACCCGTGTAGCCATAGCCCCGGGGCAATGAGTTGTAGCGCGGTCGGCGATGAACTGGGATGCGCTTAATAGTGTGGCCCTTCTCAATGTCATCCACATATTTCAGAAAGTCCAGATCAAGACGGTAGCCATAAGGAGTCTCCACCGAGTAAGTTAGATCTTGCTCCTTCCCATGGAAGATTGTAGTAGCGGCTGGATTCACCTTTCcttcaaaagacaaaaaagaaagatCAGCTGATAACCCTTTTCTGCCAGGGTTGAGGATGTGCATAAAAGGACTGGCCACAGAAAGGCGGGGATCACCATGGCCTCGTTGGATAATGAATGTTTCGCATATTATGGCATGTATTGGCTGATCTCGGCATAGAGAGATGTAGTTACAGACCTCGCTCCAATTGCCTCCTATTTCCATTCTGTGAGAAAAATTAGCTTAGAATcagctgtattttttaaaatctgcctATTGCATCAAAATAGCTCTCCTCAAACAAGGGGGGACTAgtttaaataacagaataacagagttgtaagggaccctgtagaaaggtcatctagtccaacccccacccaatcaggagaccctacaccatttctgacgagatagcagtctatttttgaaagcttccagtgatgaagtccccacaacttctgaatgaaaTAGAGCAACCACTAAATAGGAACTCTACATTTTCCCCAATTTTGCATTATTTGGATCTGACTGCCAAGGAACAAGCCTCCTTGATTGATTGACTGCAAAGCTACATCTTAAAGAGTTTGATGCCTTTATTCTATAGTCTCATATCAAGTGTCACAGCATCTCATCCAACCTCAGTGCTGGCACAATATAAGGAAATACAGCTTGCGTGTATAATGCTCCTCCATGTGTGGGCCGTTCTTAGTTTACAGGGAACTCTATGCCATTCTTGGGGGACCACAGATCTTTCGGCAGCCCCAATAACTATTTTCCATAGTCCCAATTATTAGTCCTGAGAAGAatgatcaggaaaaaaaacattgttctGTTCATTGTTGTTTGTTCCAAAAGGTATTCAAATACTGgatgctaaaaaaaaatgttagtgcTCTGCTCGTGCACATAGAGTATTCCAGAAGAATACAAAGTGTTCCAGAGTGAGTGTATTTCTAAGATGCTGGATAGCAACAGGGAATGGATACTATTAGCTTTCTCTTCTTGTAAACTGACCTTAGATGCACTTCTTAAGTTGCCATATTTGGGCGTCTGGCTGGTTTCAGAAGTCTAAATAGGACTTGGTTTGTTCTAACAAGAAAACAATTTTATTCTTTTAACCGAGACTTACTCCCAACCCCTTTTCTCTAATCCATAGCTTTAACTTTAactcttaataaatttatatgccgtaggactccgggcggcttacagaagcaagttaaaataaggagttaaaataaagaaacaatttaaaaagaaacaatttgaaAACAACGCACCATACgctcaatctgggtggggctggacctcattcatgaagtcaacaggtagcagtagcaatagcatataattttatatactgCCCCTTAGCGATTTATAAcattctctgggtggtttacaacgcagaagcattatttgcacattgcctcccagcaatctgggtcctcattttactgacgtggaaggatggaaggctgaatcaaccttgagccctagGAAGATCGGAACTCCAGGCTGTGagctgagttagcctgcaatactacacttTAGTTGCCAAATCTATGTAGCATTCAGGGGTTCCTAGAATGAGATTTTTATTGTCTAAGAAATCTTAATTTAGTGGTGTGGCCAGAATTATTTCCACTTGTGTCCCTCCCTTATTTTTGCTTTTCATCAGGAAACACTTTGATTCCAAACTTATATTTTGCAACTACTAATACACAGGTAGTTTTCATTTAataatttagtaactgttcagttATGATGATGACGAAAAGTAACTCTGTGATCAATTCTTGTATTTACAACCTTTTCAGGTGTGTAAggtaaaggaaagctgaagtgagATCCAAAGCACAGTagaagtttcacttaacaattgattAGCAGCTCCAACTGTGGTCACTAAGAGAGGACTGCCTCTATTTTATAAATACTGTGTTATATGACTAAATCCCAACTGTATTTACAGGCATCAAGTGGAAACATGTTTGCATACACAAGAAACAGAACTGTATCCCACTGAATCCTTCCCATGATACAAAATAAGAAGAACTTTCAGTGAGAATAATTCGGAAACTGAATGGGGCAATGTGATCTAAGATGACTATCTGCATTGGCACAAAGGATGCCCAGTGCCATCTGCTGATGCTCTCTGTTCAAAAGCAGTCTTCATACAGACCTACCTGGGAAAGCAGTCCCCATATGCAGAACCTGGGCCATTCTTTCCACTTGATCAATGTGCACGTTCAAAGCAGCCCAGGAGCCTTCTCACAGCTCGTAGGAAGCCCACTTTGCCTGAAAATAGAAATCAATGCCATCTTAATTCACATATTCTTAAAACAACCAGTCCACACTAGGGGAGTGTGGTTCTGCTTGCTGCTTCAAAAGTTTGTGAGAATGACTGATAGGAATTTGACAGTACTTTCCGAAACCAGGATACTTCCCTCTGGCATAATTACTTCCACTTTTAAGCGAGTAATCACCACCAATTTTGTCACACAAGGTAGGTGTCACATTGAACTTCAAAGTGGGACAACAATTCTTGATTAGAATGTTTGCTATTCCCAAGAAGGTTATTCCCACTATAATTATCTTCAAGTTACAGAGAACAAATGTTGCAATGGATTTGTTACGTTTTAAAGGCTATGCAATAAAAATgtgcaaaactgaatgtagttcAAATGATTAATAGCTCATCCATAAAAATACATCCTGTCTAAAACTGTTTGTATGTTGCTTGCTTGCTGCTAAGAAGAAAtattaaaacacaactttcacacCATTCCACCCTTCATCTTCAATAATATTGCCTCTGTTATTTAAAGGACTGTATTTCTCATGTTCTTACTTATATGgtggaaaatgttttaaatatttaaagtataGTTCACCACCATTGGGGTCTAACTGGCTTAAAGGACAACTTGTACTTTTCAGAGTCTCTGATTTGCATGTCTCcctatattgtattatttttctttttgccattCAGGGTCTTGCTTGTATAACTGAAAGCTAAAAAGAGTTTAacattctctctttccttcttaatACTGCAATCTTGTTCACCTCCCAAGGGACGGGGATTCTGCTAGTCACATGCCTTGACAATATCCAACCAGGAGGTGGCACTATTTAATGTATTCgatccccctctctttttttcttatttgccaGAAAACaactctaacacacacacactctctctctctccctctccccccctctctccccctccctccctccctctctctccctctccttctccctctccccccctctctccccctccctccctccctccctctccctctccttctccctctccccccctctctccccctccctccctccctccctccctctctctctctctctctctctctccttctccctctccccccctctctccccctccctccctccctctctctctctctctctctctctctctcaggttAGGGGGAGGATAGCAAGTAAGGTGTTTCCTAGAAGATAATTAGTGACAGCAACAATTCACAGGCTATGCACCAAGACCAGGAGTAGAGACTGTAGGTTTGAGGGAGGGT contains:
- the KANK2 gene encoding KN motif and ankyrin repeat domain-containing protein 2, with protein sequence MAQVLHMGTAFPGKVNPAATTIFHGKEQDLTYSVETPYGYRLDLDFLKYVDDIEKGHTIKRIPVHRRPRYNSLPRGYGYTGSWWTSTESLCSNASMDSRHSSYSYCGRSFYPQYPNAIHSNFNARVEKTLLDARKKLEDQADLDGETPTASSLGSLHSSVSGSTNSLVGSQGISQPTSYNSSHQGAPGQLTPIGSGLSTPVSPTPGHLQYVREQMAVALKKLRQLEEQVKMIPVLQVKISVLQEEKRQLSVQLKSQKFLGHPGGFGKGKPRGELYIDIPEEGVGGDTEDSRNRADTKGKLDKKEVRSVGVGRTVEDGEANVNMGRCDVGVAVKEEELGLPSSPEVEQQCQAIQTLSTKIAVLETQLKRALQDLQAAHQKLEHLDREKKDKETSTRDGGPMEAKGEGAQQWEAPIRVDAVKVVQVEREPEIAASVATGPQRAQALESKEPYASLRPSAGKDSVSEKVPKVQSQVPLCATYQRSEVMETTFPIHIGAANTATTFHSVKKISIVNTEEDGDGSEETREVEESLEKKEDPLLYSFQGEQVVPCVSQEAKLDVQKEEEDQVSSTAGIRSIMKKKEESTEILTSKKSLQFVGVNGGYESTSSEDSSTAENISDNESTESEYHEASEGLQAGQGTVDEALKLSEMTTETLHPVPVEVGKITTAEPAGKTRLGLSKELLSACAVLQKYLESSNPQMDEETKLAYGSMLHYWLKLSCHKEADSELISLHLTEFRAVSPQLLEFIINMADANGNTALHYTVSHSNFPLVAKLLETGLCHVDQQNKAGYTAIMLTALAASQTEGDMETIMQLLKSGNVNAKASQAGQTALMLAVSHGRLEMVRALLASSADVNLQDDDGSTALMCACEHGHAEIVRLLLAIPECDVAQSDNDGSTALSIAIEADQNDIAVMLYTHLNFAKATSLDTLEQLEPENADTTLSGSL